Proteins from a single region of Synechococcus sp. WH 8109:
- the rpsO gene encoding 30S ribosomal protein S15, translating to MSLDTTEKQQLINTHQTHGTDTGSAEVQVAMLSERINRLSSHLQNNIHDFSSRQGLLKMIGRRKRLLSYMRSKSEQRYADTIAKLGIRG from the coding sequence ATGTCGCTTGATACCACCGAGAAGCAGCAGCTGATCAACACCCACCAGACCCACGGCACCGATACCGGTTCTGCCGAGGTCCAGGTGGCAATGCTGAGTGAGCGCATCAACCGTCTCAGCAGCCACCTGCAAAACAACATCCATGACTTCTCCTCACGGCAGGGGCTGCTCAAGATGATTGGTCGCCGCAAGCGCCTGCTGAGCTACATGCGCAGCAAGAGCGAGCAACGTTACGCCGATACGATCGCCAAACTGGGCATCCGCG